The DNA sequence CATGGAGAGGACTTGGGTCCATGTCGTTCTGGGCGGAAATCTGATAATGCAGTTAAATGCGACCTGCCAAGAGGACTGCGCCAATGAACTTATTCGAGATGTTGATATCGGCTGGGAGTGTCGTTATCGCAGTCTGCGGCCTTTGGTATGTTCGAAAAATTGTCCGTACGAGCGGGCGGGATCGCCCCAATAATCCAGAGCGCGTTCGGCGTTTGGTTGAGAGAACAAAACGTTGGCGTAGTTGATTTTAGGGTGTTCTTCGATCATTGTAGGTACGCATAATAAGCTTATGGCATACGTGATGTGCGACGCTCCCAGCGCATACCGTCGCAGATGGATAGATTTTCAGTCTTGTCCCAAATTGCGGAAACGGTCCGCGGCCCGTCCATAGGAGGCCGCGGTGCAGCTTTCGCAATTTGCAGATAATACACCTTGGGCTCGGAACTGCCGTTTGCTGCCGGATCCGCAAAGATCCGTTGAGGGCCGTTACTAATCGCGGAGAAGGTTATTTTCGGTCACGAAGTTTTCGAGGGACAAGAGGTTTTGCCTGTTGCCGACCAGAAGAATCTTAAGCTTTAAGGGGGCTTGCGCCGTCCAAGTTGAGTTCCGCCGAGGAGTTCATTGCCTCTCGCGCCAAATCACGTCGACTATCAATTAGATCAGCGATCCATGGAAGAGGTACACCAAACGTTTTTAATCTTTTGGGGTTTTCCCTCAAAGGGCAAATTTCTCCAGATTTCAGCTGTTTCAAGAAACTGGTCGGAGCCACGCCAAACAGATCTTTTGCGACCATTTGAAATGGTAAGGTTTCTCTCGGACCGTATTGCGCAATCAAAATCATGAGAGTCGTCATTTACCCATGTCCCCTCAAAGCCGCTTGCTCGCGTCGCCACGCCTTGAGTCGATGTACTCAACAAGGTCCAGGATATGCACGCCCCTTGGGCTTTTTTGGCTGTTGCTCATCTGTATGACCGGTATGCAAATCTCTTTCCGGTTCACCATTTCGAAGAACTTTGACTTCGAAAGCCCGAAAAAATCCCGAGCTACATCTTCGGCGGGGATAATCGGTTTAGGGCCATACTGACTCATAATCATGAAAACTGTGTTCATACTTTTCTCTTCCGTGAATGTTAAACGCCGTCAATGCGCCTACGAAGGAAGTGGGTGCGGATTACTTGCTGAGGTGTCATCTGTGATTAAGGTTCGATATCTCTATCCGGGAGGGGTCTTTTGTCGGCAATGGCTGATCTCGACGTTGATCTTTCTTTCATGATCGACCTCGACATCAGCCTTTACGGGGGTTGAGAGCAATTGTTCGGCTTCAAAGGTCAAAAGCATGCCTACAGGAGCAGCAGAGAGGGGGGTAGGCATGCTCGGTCACCGTAGTCTAAGCGATGACCGTGGGCGTCTACGCCCTCAAGAGTGCAGTGCCAAAAAATGCGGCACCGCAAAATTTCATGCCCCGCTCAAGTCTTCGATCAGACGCTCAGCCTCAACTGAATCGATCAGTTCAGCGATAATTTCGAATAAATCAATAAAATGTCCGACTGCCACCGCGAGTGTTCGAGCATGTGCATCGAAAATACGCTGTTCGTGGCCTCCATGGACATTGTATTCGTCCGGGACCCAAATCGTCTCAATACCCTTTTCGATCTCGATCCGAAGAAACTCAATCAGTGCGCCGAGCTCATCCAAGAAATCTTCTGAGAGGAAGGTGCTTGCTGTGAGACCACGTCTCACGGTGACAGCGAGCGAACGCCGGTGCGGTGCAAGTTCAGGGATCACAATATCAAACAACTGATCGCGGACGATCCGTGCTTGAATGACTGCATCGGCCGTCAAAGCCAAAACAAACTCGCGGTGGGAAAGTTCTTCGATCATTGTGTGCCTCCGATAGCAGGGATCGCAAAGGGGGAACCGCGGTGAGAGCCACATTGGGTGCACACCGCAGCGATGTCAGGAGAGTCGATTGCAATGTTGAGAGCTTCCCGCAGACCATCCGCGAGCATGCAGATGTCTTCGACAATCGGTTCGTCCGGGGCAATCGAGGCGAACAGCCCAGCCTCAATGCTGTCTGGGTCATCTACATTCTGAAGGAACAGAAGGTTCTCCAGCCGAATCAGACGCCGCAATGTCTGCTGCGACGGCACCGGCTCCGCCTGCAGTGCTTTCATGATGTCGGCAACGAGAGTTACCGCTATATCTCCACCCAGCAATTCTGCCGCAATGCGAAGCGATTGGCCATGGTTTAGGAAAAAACGGTGGACGGTCGTATTTGGTTGTTTGGCTTGCGACGTTGGCTTGAGTAACCAAGGGGTGGCGATGTTCATTATTGTTCTCCAGCAGTCACTGGGAAGGTGTCCCAGCTTTCAAGATCTCTCAGCTGCCGGCTGCGCGATCATTCCGTTCGCGGTCTCGCAAAGAAGACCGCGAACGGAATGAATGCGCAGCAATCCTACTCTCAGGGCCCCTCCTCACATTTTCATCGGTCAGTTTTTCGTCGTCGAGCTCGGTCCGCATGCAGTCTTTGAAATGAATAGAACTATCGAAGAGACACTGGATTGGATTTTTTTTGCGAAAGTGAGCTCCGCCATTTCCGCTGATAGCGCGACGACTCCATCTGTTTAAGAGAGGCGGCTGCGCCCGCCTATTCAAAAACAAAGGATTCAACGATGCTCGCTCTCCCAATTGCCTTGCCTGTCACGCTCGAAGGACAAGTCAGTCTCGAAAGCGCGAAGATGAAGCGCGAAGTGGACACTGCACTCCCTGCAAAATTTCGTTCATCGATGGCTGGTCTGAAACTAAATCTCTGGGGCACGTTTCAATTCAACACGGACGATCAGTTTGAAAAGTTCTCTCTCTCTCCCGATAGATTATCAAAAACATCCTTCCCATTGGAGTTCGATAGTAGAACCTTCTCGCATGCAAAAAATTGTTTAGAACGTAAGGCGATTGCCGCTTGGTTAGATATCGCGGTCCAGAGACGCATCCGTTGGGGGCGCGAACTCGCCCATTTGTCCGACGAGGAACTCGAAAACCGATCATTTAATTACTTGGTTGAAGACTTTACAATCGCCTACGAGCACCTGCCATTACAAGAGGCGTTCCTCTTCCGCCTGCGTAAAGCAGAGCGTGACCTGCGCCAGATTGCCCATTCAAATCATGATAAATTTAATGCTATCAAAAAGGCTAAACCTCTTCGAGTACTGCTGGATAATGAAAGAGTGTGGGCTGAGAAGTGGGCGGATACAGCCAATGAAGATGATGTTAAATTGGACTACTATGGCGCTGACAAAATTCCTGAAGCTGTTCATCCAATCTATGCCTATCGCCGCTATCATATGGATAGGCAGGAGGGCTTCCCACTTTTCAATCTCTGGGGCGAACCTATGAGTAGCGGTGGGCAGGCTAAGGGCGCATCAAAGGCGGCAACCCGAGGAGCATAGCCTTTTCAACGAGCGACTGTAGCTCTCAGGCTCCATGCGCTCGCCGAACCGGACTTTTCAGATAACTAAGAACTATTGTTCCGTGTTCGTTGACGCTGTCGTTGTCGTTGTCGTTGTCGTTGTCGTTGTCGTTGGGGGCTAAATCTTTTCAAAGATTTGTTGTTCAATTCAAGCAGTGGCGGAGCACCAGAAGAGGGAGCGGCGGCAGTTTCTCTTTCCGGGTCCAGTCGAGTGTCTGTCTCTGGATCAATCTCGTTGTCACTGTCACCTTTCGCCCAGTTCAGCGCTGCTGCGTAAGGATTTAGAGCGTCAAGGTGTGGTGCTTCCGCTATCGCTGATGCTCGTGTTGATCGGTTTTTTTCCGCTGCGATCTTGGCATCGGCTGTCTCAGCTTCCTTGCGCCTTGCAGTTTCCATTTGCTCAGCATATTGGGCCGAACGCTCTATTCTGTCTTTCTCGCGTTTAAGGGCTCGCAGTGTCAGCCAGCTGTCCCAGCATTTGGCGTTATGTTCCAGAGTTTTTGCTCGGTCTACACCAAGATAAGTCGTATCTTTGCCGAGCTCCAATTCTCTCCGACGTGCCCGGGCAGCATTTTTAGGCCCCATCTTTTTTTGCGGCAGCAATCCCTCGGGCGCATCGCCGGAAACCGCCATTTTTTTGTAGCTGCGCAGGTCGACCTTCTCTTTGATATTGTGTTTGCTGAGAAGCCGATTGACGCGTCCCTGCCATTCGTCCCGCGCGGATTGGACAAACAACGGGCCCTTAACGACATCGTCGAGGTCGCGCAGTTTTCCGATGAACTGTCCAGTTTCGGAGCACCAGCGCCTTGTGGGGCAAAGAATATGGACATGCTGGTTCAAGGGGTTTCCGCGCTCGTCCTTCCGGAGCTTGATGGGCTGTTTCCTTCCCTCGGTCTTTGGGCTGAGGTCGGATTGGATCTCCTTGTCCAACCCGTCTGCCAGCGGGTGATGGATTGAGGCCATGGATGAAATGCCGTGGTGTTCATGAAGCCAAAGGCAGTACCCCCGCACCAATTTTCGTTGGACGTCGAGCGGTAGCTCGGCGGGCAACGATATGACAAACTCCCGGGCCAGCCGAGCGCGCGGATGCTTTTCTACGACATCCGCGGCATTCCAGACACGCTCGGGATCATGCGGCATCTTGATTGACTCGACTGAGACCACGTCGCGGCGGCGTTCGTAGTTTTTCAGGCGTCCAGTACGGTCACAGCGGTAGCGGCCGCCTGCACAATAGGCGG is a window from the Sulfitobacter sp. THAF37 genome containing:
- a CDS encoding pyocin activator PrtN family protein, which encodes MNTVFMIMSQYGPKPIIPAEDVARDFFGLSKSKFFEMVNRKEICIPVIQMSNSQKSPRGVHILDLVEYIDSRRGDASKRL
- a CDS encoding MobA/MobL family protein codes for the protein MIHKASRLEIKIRNRSNCASIVAAAAYCAGGRYRCDRTGRLKNYERRRDVVSVESIKMPHDPERVWNAADVVEKHPRARLAREFVISLPAELPLDVQRKLVRGYCLWLHEHHGISSMASIHHPLADGLDKEIQSDLSPKTEGRKQPIKLRKDERGNPLNQHVHILCPTRRWCSETGQFIGKLRDLDDVVKGPLFVQSARDEWQGRVNRLLSKHNIKEKVDLRSYKKMAVSGDAPEGLLPQKKMGPKNAARARRRELELGKDTTYLGVDRAKTLEHNAKCWDSWLTLRALKREKDRIERSAQYAEQMETARRKEAETADAKIAAEKNRSTRASAIAEAPHLDALNPYAAALNWAKGDSDNEIDPETDTRLDPERETAAAPSSGAPPLLELNNKSLKRFSPQRQRQRQRQRQRQRQRTRNNSS